In a single window of the Pseudoxanthomonas sp. F37 genome:
- the lspA gene encoding signal peptidase II: MAAAPKPNALIWLLLSVIVIVLDQWSKAWVLASLPEYTAIPVIDGLWNWYRTYNTGAAFSFLADAGGWQLWFFTLLAVGISGLLGFWLSRTARGDWRQALPYALVIGGALGNVIDRQIHGHVIDFIQWHWREHYWPAFNIADCAVVGGAIGIALFGLFEGKKKSA, from the coding sequence ATGGCGGCCGCCCCCAAACCCAACGCACTGATCTGGCTGCTGCTGTCGGTCATCGTCATCGTGCTCGACCAATGGTCCAAAGCCTGGGTGCTGGCCTCGCTGCCGGAGTACACCGCCATCCCGGTGATCGACGGCTTGTGGAACTGGTACCGCACCTACAACACCGGCGCGGCGTTCAGCTTCCTGGCCGATGCCGGCGGGTGGCAGTTGTGGTTCTTCACGCTGCTGGCGGTGGGTATCAGCGGCCTGCTGGGCTTCTGGTTGTCGCGCACCGCGCGCGGCGACTGGCGCCAGGCGCTGCCGTACGCGCTGGTCATCGGCGGCGCGCTGGGCAACGTGATCGACCGCCAGATCCACGGACACGTGATCGACTTCATCCAGTGGCACTGGCGCGAGCACTACTGGCCGGCGTTCAACATCGCCGATTGCGCGGTGGTGGGCGGGGCCATCGGCATCGCGCTGTTCGGACTGTTCGAGGGCAAGAAGAAGTCCGCGTAG